A single genomic interval of Nonomuraea rubra harbors:
- the araA gene encoding L-arabinose isomerase has product MNIWFLTGSQGLYGEDTLRQVAEQSQRIAEQLPMPVEWKPVLTDAAAIRRIMLEANADDSCAGVIAWMHTFSPAKMWIAGLDALRKPLLHLHTQANVELPWATIDMDFMNLNQAAHGDREFGHIQTRLGVPRKTVAGHVSDPAVGERILSWLRAAKGLAEVRTLKLARFGDNMRDVAVTEGDKVEAQLRFGVSVNTYGVNDLVEAVDAASDADVTALVKEYAEQYTVAPELLGERNDSLRYAARIELGLRSFLESGGFKAFTTNFEDLGGLRQLPGLAVQRLMADGYGFGGEGDWKTSVLLRTLKAMAPGGTSFMEDYTYDLTPGNELILGAHMLEVCPSIASGTPSCEIHPLGIGNREDPVRLVFDAEPGPGIVIGLADMGDRFRLVANEIDVVTPPQPLPKLPVARAVWQPRPNLRTSTESWLTAGAPHHTVLSKAVGREELVDLADMLGVELVVIDAGTTTEQFAKELRWNQAYYRLAQGF; this is encoded by the coding sequence TTGAACATCTGGTTTCTGACCGGCAGTCAGGGACTCTACGGCGAGGACACGCTGCGTCAGGTGGCCGAGCAGTCCCAGCGGATCGCCGAGCAGCTGCCCATGCCGGTGGAGTGGAAGCCCGTCCTGACCGACGCGGCGGCCATCCGGCGGATCATGCTGGAGGCCAACGCCGACGACTCGTGCGCCGGCGTGATCGCGTGGATGCACACGTTCTCCCCGGCCAAGATGTGGATCGCCGGGCTCGACGCGCTGCGCAAGCCGCTGCTGCACCTGCACACGCAGGCCAACGTCGAGCTGCCGTGGGCCACCATCGACATGGACTTCATGAACCTGAACCAGGCCGCGCACGGCGACCGCGAGTTCGGGCACATCCAGACGCGGCTCGGCGTGCCGCGCAAGACCGTGGCCGGGCACGTCAGCGACCCGGCCGTGGGCGAGCGCATCCTGTCCTGGCTGCGCGCCGCCAAGGGCCTGGCCGAGGTGCGCACGCTCAAGCTGGCCCGCTTCGGCGACAACATGCGCGACGTGGCGGTCACCGAGGGCGACAAGGTCGAGGCGCAGCTCCGCTTCGGCGTCTCGGTCAACACCTACGGCGTCAACGACCTGGTCGAGGCCGTGGACGCGGCCTCCGACGCCGACGTGACGGCGCTGGTCAAGGAGTACGCCGAGCAGTACACCGTGGCCCCCGAGCTGCTCGGCGAGCGCAACGACTCGCTGCGTTACGCCGCCAGGATCGAGCTGGGCCTGCGCAGCTTCCTGGAGTCGGGCGGCTTCAAGGCGTTCACCACGAACTTCGAGGACCTCGGCGGCCTGCGCCAGCTCCCCGGCCTGGCCGTGCAGCGGCTCATGGCCGACGGGTACGGCTTCGGCGGCGAGGGCGACTGGAAGACCTCCGTCCTCCTGCGCACCCTCAAGGCCATGGCGCCGGGCGGCACCTCCTTCATGGAGGACTACACCTACGACCTGACGCCGGGCAACGAGCTCATCCTCGGCGCCCACATGCTGGAGGTCTGCCCGTCGATCGCCTCCGGCACGCCGTCGTGCGAGATCCACCCGCTGGGCATCGGCAACCGGGAGGACCCGGTCCGGCTGGTGTTCGACGCCGAGCCCGGTCCCGGCATCGTGATCGGCCTGGCCGACATGGGCGACCGGTTCCGCCTGGTGGCCAACGAGATCGACGTCGTGACCCCGCCGCAGCCGCTGCCCAAGCTGCCGGTGGCCCGCGCCGTGTGGCAGCCGCGCCCGAACCTGCGCACCTCCACCGAGTCGTGGCTGACCGCCGGCGCCCCGCACCACACCGTGCTGTCCAAGGCCGTCGGCCGCGAGGAGCTGGTCGACCTGGCCGACATGCTGGGCGTGGAGCTGGTGGTCATCGACGCCGGCACCACGACCGAGCAGTTCGCCAAGGAGCTGCGCTGGAACCAGGCGTACTACCGCCTGGCCCAGGGCTTCTAG
- a CDS encoding LacI family DNA-binding transcriptional regulator, with protein sequence MTTPKRRLPVMADVAKEAGVSHQTVSRVLNDHPNVRADTRARVEAAITRLGYRRNLVARALVTKRSRTLGVVSFDTTLYGPASTIYGIEQAARTAGYFVSIVSLKSIDADNVRDAIDYLAEQGVDGVVVVAPQRSAGLALESLPSGLPAVAVEGTHRADVSVVCIDQIEGARLATRHLLDQGHDTVWHVSGPHDWLETEGRLEGWRAALEEAGRPVPEPLAGDWSPRAGYEAGKSLAAMDGVTAVFAANDQMALGVLRALSEKGVKVPQQISVVGFDDIPESEFFSPPLTTVRQDFDVVGRHCIEVLLRQIDLGHAAYERLVVRPSFVVRSSTAPVR encoded by the coding sequence GTGACGACACCTAAGCGCCGCCTGCCGGTCATGGCCGACGTGGCCAAGGAGGCGGGCGTGTCGCACCAGACGGTCTCCCGGGTGCTCAACGACCATCCGAACGTCCGGGCCGACACCCGCGCCCGGGTGGAGGCGGCGATCACCCGGCTGGGCTACCGGCGCAACCTCGTGGCTCGCGCCCTGGTCACCAAGCGCTCGAGGACCCTCGGCGTGGTGTCCTTCGACACCACGCTGTACGGCCCCGCCAGCACCATCTACGGCATCGAGCAGGCGGCCAGGACCGCGGGTTACTTCGTCAGCATCGTCAGCCTGAAGTCGATCGACGCCGACAACGTGCGCGACGCCATCGACTACCTGGCCGAGCAGGGCGTGGACGGCGTCGTGGTGGTCGCCCCGCAACGCTCGGCCGGGCTCGCGCTGGAGAGCCTGCCCTCGGGCCTGCCCGCGGTGGCGGTCGAGGGCACGCACAGGGCCGACGTGTCGGTCGTGTGCATCGACCAGATCGAGGGGGCCAGGCTGGCCACCCGGCACCTGCTCGACCAGGGCCACGATACGGTCTGGCACGTCAGCGGCCCGCACGACTGGCTGGAGACGGAGGGCCGGCTCGAAGGCTGGCGGGCCGCGCTGGAGGAGGCGGGCAGGCCGGTGCCCGAGCCGCTGGCCGGCGACTGGAGCCCGCGCGCCGGCTACGAGGCGGGCAAGAGCCTGGCCGCGATGGACGGTGTCACGGCCGTGTTCGCCGCCAACGACCAGATGGCGCTGGGCGTGCTGCGCGCCCTGTCGGAGAAGGGCGTGAAGGTGCCGCAGCAGATCAGCGTGGTCGGCTTCGACGACATCCCCGAGTCGGAGTTCTTCTCGCCCCCGCTCACCACGGTCAGGCAGGACTTCGACGTGGTGGGCCGGCACTGCATCGAGGTGCTGCTGCGGCAGATCGACCTCGGCCACGCCGCGTACGAGCGCCTGGTCGTCCGCCCCAGCTTCGTCGTCCGGTCGAGCACGGCGCCCGTCAGATGA
- a CDS encoding LLM class flavin-dependent oxidoreductase has translation MTDHPFRFGAVAGQAPDAGAWTGLARRAEGLGYSTLLVPDTLGTLSPFTAAAVAATATTTLRVGTYVLSVPNRTPQAVAWESATLHKLTGGRFELGLGAGRPDAESDAAALGVRFGTPSQRIDRLSRTIDAVRDVRILVAASGTRLLRLAASKADTVALGVPPHYTEEQVAAKLDELYELAGDRFHELELAMNLACAGAEPPEWALSRFGRTGTGILTGTVAEMADTLRRRRDHLGISYVSVNAQFMDAFAPVVERLAGT, from the coding sequence ATGACCGATCACCCGTTCAGATTCGGCGCGGTAGCCGGGCAGGCTCCCGACGCCGGCGCGTGGACCGGACTGGCCCGGCGGGCGGAGGGCCTGGGCTACTCGACCCTGCTCGTGCCCGACACGCTCGGCACGCTGTCGCCGTTCACGGCCGCCGCGGTGGCGGCCACGGCCACCACGACGCTGCGCGTCGGCACGTACGTGCTCAGCGTCCCCAACCGCACGCCGCAGGCCGTCGCGTGGGAGAGCGCCACCCTGCACAAGCTCACCGGCGGCCGGTTCGAGCTGGGCCTGGGCGCCGGGCGGCCCGACGCGGAGAGCGACGCGGCCGCGCTCGGCGTGCGCTTCGGCACGCCCAGCCAGCGCATCGACCGGCTCTCCCGGACCATCGACGCCGTCCGGGACGTGCGGATCCTGGTGGCCGCCTCGGGCACCAGGCTGCTGCGGCTGGCCGCGAGCAAGGCCGACACGGTCGCGCTCGGCGTGCCGCCGCACTACACCGAGGAGCAGGTCGCCGCCAAGCTCGACGAGCTGTACGAGCTGGCCGGCGACCGCTTCCACGAGCTGGAGCTGGCCATGAACCTGGCCTGCGCCGGGGCGGAGCCGCCCGAGTGGGCGCTGAGCCGCTTCGGCCGCACCGGCACCGGCATCCTCACCGGCACGGTGGCCGAGATGGCCGACACGCTGCGCCGCCGCCGCGATCATCTCGGGATCTCGTACGTGTCGGTGAACGCGCAGTTCATGGACGCCTTCGCCCCGGTCGTGGAACGGCTCGCCGGTACCTGA
- a CDS encoding methyltransferase gives MIQWTEAGQERSAAWRSALGAPPPRRVVVADDRMTAATAYRLACEGTALLWRGDFQGARQLLAAMGRRCKPAEPGSGFHRYRQAQSQRARTLGMLLVPYAEGHVVPLRRAPDVREACAEVFGPEAPPAVGPLRELLGLIGAHEWRRKGVHVPALDARIHPHHGVFSPIRGEYVDLVARAPLPGDRLAFDVGTGTGVLAAVLARRGVRHVVATDLDSRAVECARANVDRLGLSGRVEVVTADLFPEGRAPLVVCNPPWVPAKAFSPLDHAVYDPDGRMLRGFLGGLAEHLEPAGEGWLILSDLAEQLGLRSRSELLEAFAGAGLRVAGRMDVTPRHRRAGDQDDPLHAARAAEVTSLWRLTR, from the coding sequence ATGATCCAGTGGACCGAGGCGGGGCAGGAGCGTTCGGCGGCCTGGCGCTCCGCGCTCGGCGCGCCGCCGCCCAGGCGGGTCGTCGTCGCCGACGACCGCATGACCGCCGCCACCGCCTACCGCCTGGCCTGCGAGGGCACCGCGCTGCTGTGGCGCGGCGACTTCCAGGGCGCCAGGCAGCTCCTGGCCGCCATGGGCCGGCGCTGCAAGCCGGCCGAGCCCGGCAGCGGCTTCCACCGCTACCGCCAGGCGCAGTCCCAGCGGGCGCGCACGCTCGGCATGCTGCTCGTCCCGTACGCGGAGGGCCACGTGGTGCCGCTGCGCAGGGCGCCCGACGTGCGGGAGGCGTGCGCCGAGGTGTTCGGGCCCGAGGCGCCGCCCGCGGTCGGGCCGCTCCGCGAGCTGCTCGGGCTGATCGGCGCGCACGAGTGGCGGCGCAAGGGGGTGCACGTCCCGGCGCTGGACGCGCGCATCCATCCGCATCACGGGGTGTTCTCGCCGATCAGGGGCGAGTACGTCGATCTGGTGGCGCGGGCGCCGCTGCCCGGCGACCGGCTGGCGTTCGACGTCGGCACCGGCACGGGCGTGCTGGCGGCGGTGCTGGCCAGGCGCGGGGTGCGGCACGTCGTGGCGACCGACCTCGACTCGCGGGCCGTGGAGTGCGCGCGGGCGAACGTCGATCGGCTGGGCCTGTCCGGGCGGGTGGAGGTGGTGACGGCCGACCTGTTCCCGGAGGGGCGGGCGCCGCTGGTCGTCTGCAACCCGCCGTGGGTGCCCGCCAAGGCGTTCTCGCCGCTCGACCACGCCGTCTACGATCCGGACGGGCGGATGTTGCGGGGGTTCCTGGGCGGGCTGGCCGAGCACCTGGAGCCGGCGGGCGAGGGGTGGCTCATCCTGTCGGACCTGGCCGAGCAGCTCGGGCTGCGCAGCCGGAGCGAGCTGCTGGAGGCGTTCGCGGGGGCGGGGCTGAGGGTGGCCGGGCGGATGGACGTCACGCCGCGGCACCGCCGGGCGGGCGATCAGGACGATCCGCTGCACGCGGCCAGGGCCGCGGAGGTGACCTCCCTCTGGCGGCTCACGCGCTGA
- a CDS encoding FAD-binding protein: protein MTLSNWAGNTTFHAKDLHHPTSLDELQRLVARSAAVRALGSAHSFNHVADTDGDLVVLDRMPDQVEIDSAAATVRVGARTTYATLAPLLHRAGFALANLASLPHISVGGSVATGTHGSGDAVRSLAAAVSGIELVTADGSLLSLSRGDADFPGAVVSVGALGVVTSLTLDLVPAFELRQYVREGLREDALAHFDEIMSSGYSVSLFTDYRDTRVWLKREEELDSPDWYGTTPADGPRHPLPAMPADSCTAQLGVPGPWYERLPHFRADYPPSGAGDELQSELLVPRRHAVEALRALIAIGDRVRPVLQISEVRSIAADDLWLSPFNGRDSVGIHFTWVKDVAAVMPVLELVEETLAPFEPIPHWGKLFTRWPGCPASFRALARRLDPAGKFANEFTRVLLGE from the coding sequence GTGACGCTGAGCAATTGGGCTGGAAACACCACATTCCACGCGAAAGACCTCCACCATCCGACCTCCCTCGACGAGCTGCAACGGCTCGTCGCGCGCAGCGCCGCCGTGCGGGCCCTCGGCAGCGCGCACTCCTTCAACCACGTCGCCGACACCGACGGCGACCTGGTGGTGCTCGACCGGATGCCGGACCAGGTGGAGATCGACAGCGCCGCGGCCACGGTGAGGGTGGGGGCGCGCACGACGTACGCGACGCTCGCGCCGCTGCTGCACCGGGCCGGGTTCGCGCTGGCGAACCTGGCCTCGCTGCCGCACATCTCCGTCGGCGGCTCGGTCGCGACCGGCACGCACGGCTCGGGCGACGCCGTGCGGAGCCTGGCCGCCGCCGTGTCGGGGATCGAGCTCGTCACCGCCGACGGCTCGCTGCTGTCGCTCTCGCGCGGCGACGCCGACTTCCCCGGCGCCGTGGTGTCGGTCGGCGCACTCGGCGTCGTCACCTCGCTCACGCTCGACCTCGTACCCGCCTTCGAGCTGCGCCAATACGTCCGCGAGGGATTGCGCGAGGACGCGCTCGCGCACTTCGACGAGATCATGTCCAGCGGCTACAGCGTCAGCCTCTTCACCGACTACCGCGACACCCGCGTCTGGCTGAAGCGCGAGGAGGAGCTGGACAGCCCCGACTGGTACGGCACCACCCCCGCCGACGGCCCCCGCCACCCGCTGCCCGCCATGCCGGCCGACAGCTGCACCGCTCAGCTCGGCGTGCCCGGCCCCTGGTACGAGCGGCTGCCGCACTTCCGCGCCGACTACCCGCCCAGCGGCGCCGGCGACGAGCTGCAGTCGGAGCTGCTGGTGCCCAGGCGGCACGCCGTCGAGGCGCTGCGCGCGCTAATCGCGATCGGCGACCGCGTCCGGCCGGTGCTGCAGATCTCCGAGGTGCGCTCCATCGCCGCCGACGACCTGTGGCTGAGCCCGTTCAACGGCCGCGACAGCGTCGGCATCCACTTCACCTGGGTCAAGGACGTGGCCGCGGTGATGCCCGTGCTGGAGCTGGTGGAGGAGACGCTGGCGCCGTTCGAGCCGATCCCGCACTGGGGCAAGCTGTTCACCCGGTGGCCCGGGTGCCCCGCCTCCTTCCGCGCGCTGGCCCGCCGGCTCGACCCCGCGGGCAAGTTCGCCAACGAGTTCACCCGGGTACTGCTGGGGGAGTAG
- the araB gene encoding ribulokinase, with product MSANKYVVGVDFGTLSGRAVVVRVSDGAELGSAVHEYEHRVIEHTLPGTEVRLGPDWALQSPQDWIDVMRIAVPQAIAAAGVPAGEIVGIGTDFTACTVLPTTADGTPLCFETPEEPHAWPKLWKHHAAQPHADRINELAARRGESWLPRYGGKISSEWEFAKGLQVLEEAPEVYARAERWIEAADWIIWQLTGAESRNICTVGYKGVFQDGAYPSEEYLAELNPGFAGFVGKLATGEVGDKVGDVTLAPLGGLAGRLTARAAGWTGIPEGTAVAVGNVDAHVTAAAADAVRPGQMVAIMGTSTCHIMPSDQLAEVPGMCGVVRDGIVPGLWGYEAGQSAVGDIFAWFVENFGTDGHERLTELAEKQAVGQHGLVALDWFGGNRSVLVDHNLSGVIIGQTLATRPEDVYRALIESTAFGARMIVETFEKSGVPVEEFIVAGGLLKNRFLMQVYADVLRRPLSIIASDQGPALGSAIHAAVAAGEYASIEEAAAAMGKRTENAYVPDEARADAYDRLYAEYRRLHDFFGDGQMLHALRAIRNEAQA from the coding sequence GTGAGCGCTAACAAATACGTCGTAGGAGTGGACTTCGGCACGCTCTCGGGGCGTGCCGTCGTCGTACGGGTGAGCGACGGCGCCGAGCTGGGCAGCGCCGTCCACGAGTACGAGCACCGCGTCATCGAGCACACCCTCCCGGGCACCGAGGTGCGCCTGGGCCCGGACTGGGCGCTGCAGTCGCCGCAGGACTGGATCGACGTGATGCGGATCGCCGTGCCCCAGGCCATCGCCGCCGCCGGCGTGCCGGCCGGGGAGATCGTCGGCATCGGCACCGACTTCACCGCCTGCACCGTGCTGCCCACCACGGCCGACGGCACCCCGCTCTGCTTCGAGACGCCTGAAGAGCCGCACGCCTGGCCCAAGCTGTGGAAGCACCACGCCGCCCAGCCGCACGCCGACCGGATCAACGAGCTGGCCGCGCGCAGGGGCGAGAGCTGGCTGCCGCGCTACGGCGGCAAGATCTCCTCCGAGTGGGAGTTCGCCAAGGGGCTGCAGGTCCTGGAGGAGGCCCCCGAGGTCTACGCCAGGGCTGAGCGCTGGATCGAGGCCGCCGACTGGATCATCTGGCAGCTCACCGGCGCCGAGAGCCGCAACATCTGCACGGTCGGCTACAAGGGCGTCTTCCAGGACGGCGCCTACCCGTCCGAGGAGTACCTGGCCGAGCTGAACCCGGGCTTCGCCGGATTCGTCGGCAAGCTCGCCACCGGCGAGGTCGGCGACAAGGTGGGAGACGTGACGCTGGCGCCGCTGGGCGGCCTGGCCGGGCGCCTGACCGCGCGGGCCGCCGGGTGGACGGGCATCCCCGAGGGCACCGCCGTGGCCGTCGGCAACGTGGACGCGCACGTCACGGCCGCCGCCGCCGACGCCGTGCGGCCCGGCCAGATGGTGGCCATCATGGGCACCTCCACCTGCCACATCATGCCCAGCGACCAGCTCGCCGAGGTGCCCGGCATGTGCGGCGTCGTCCGCGACGGCATCGTCCCCGGCCTGTGGGGCTACGAGGCGGGGCAGTCGGCGGTGGGCGACATCTTCGCCTGGTTCGTCGAGAACTTCGGCACCGACGGGCACGAGCGCCTGACCGAGCTGGCCGAGAAGCAGGCCGTGGGCCAGCACGGGCTGGTCGCCCTCGACTGGTTCGGCGGCAACCGCTCGGTGCTGGTGGACCACAACCTCTCCGGCGTGATCATCGGCCAGACCCTGGCCACCAGGCCCGAGGACGTCTACCGCGCGCTCATCGAGTCCACCGCGTTCGGCGCCCGCATGATCGTCGAGACGTTCGAGAAGTCGGGCGTGCCGGTCGAGGAGTTCATCGTCGCCGGCGGCCTGCTGAAGAACCGCTTCCTCATGCAGGTCTACGCCGACGTGCTGCGCCGCCCGCTGTCGATCATCGCGTCCGACCAGGGCCCCGCCCTCGGCTCGGCCATCCACGCGGCCGTCGCCGCCGGCGAGTACGCCTCCATCGAGGAGGCCGCCGCGGCCATGGGCAAGCGCACCGAGAACGCGTACGTGCCCGACGAGGCCCGCGCCGACGCCTACGACCGGCTCTACGCCGAGTACCGCAGGCTCCACGACTTCTTCGGAGACGGACAGATGCTGCACGCGCTGCGTGCGATCAGGAACGAGGCACAGGCTTGA
- a CDS encoding DUF2071 domain-containing protein, translated as MTFPGTPRPRPRWHHAETDLDDFAIVSYRVDPDALARHLPRGFAPMKMTFGDGPGALVSAVAFRDRDFHFRFLPQVGIDCGQINYRAYVTAHGRPGVWFFGTALDHPVVAIPRYVWGMPWRRARIAIEADWDAAPARWELRAGQAYCEAAELPEPLPPLDGFAGETDWLERLTHPTLGWYRRGDGRVGTYSIWHPVMRPRHLAATSARFPVFERLGLITPGTAPHSVLAQPSLHFDIHTPPRRFRA; from the coding sequence ATGACCTTCCCCGGCACCCCTCGCCCGCGCCCCCGCTGGCACCACGCGGAGACCGACCTCGACGACTTCGCCATCGTGAGCTACCGGGTGGACCCCGACGCCCTGGCCAGGCACCTGCCCAGGGGGTTCGCGCCGATGAAGATGACGTTCGGTGACGGGCCCGGGGCCCTGGTCTCGGCCGTGGCCTTCCGCGACCGCGACTTCCACTTCCGGTTCCTGCCGCAGGTGGGCATCGACTGCGGCCAGATCAACTACCGCGCGTACGTCACCGCCCACGGCAGGCCCGGCGTCTGGTTCTTCGGCACCGCCCTGGACCACCCGGTGGTCGCGATCCCCCGGTACGTCTGGGGCATGCCGTGGCGCCGCGCCCGCATCGCGATCGAGGCCGACTGGGACGCCGCTCCGGCCCGCTGGGAGCTGCGGGCGGGGCAGGCGTACTGCGAGGCGGCCGAGCTTCCCGAGCCGCTCCCGCCGCTCGACGGCTTCGCGGGCGAGACCGACTGGCTGGAGCGGCTCACCCATCCGACGCTGGGCTGGTACCGGCGCGGGGACGGGCGGGTGGGCACGTACAGCATCTGGCATCCGGTCATGCGGCCCCGCCACCTCGCCGCCACGTCCGCGCGGTTCCCGGTCTTCGAACGGCTGGGCCTGATCACCCCCGGCACGGCGCCCCACTCCGTGCTGGCCCAGCCGAGCCTGCACTTCGACATCCACACCCCGCCGCGCCGCTTCCGCGCCTGA
- a CDS encoding TetR/AcrR family transcriptional regulator, which produces MDRPLRRDAQRNRDALVAAAEQVLAERGLQAPLEVVAKRAGVAIGTLYRHFPERGDLIDAILAGKVAAWTELARQSLEVGDAWEGLVCFLERTCELQARDRAFTELACLAHLDVGAEVNGLVERLVQRAQREGACGPTSGRPIWPFVMGNSRVAEADPGQWRRHFHLMLDALRARRPQEA; this is translated from the coding sequence ATGGACCGCCCCCTCCGCCGCGACGCGCAGCGCAACCGCGACGCCCTCGTGGCCGCCGCCGAGCAGGTGCTGGCCGAGCGGGGGCTGCAGGCCCCGCTCGAGGTCGTGGCCAAGCGCGCCGGCGTGGCCATCGGCACGCTCTACCGGCACTTTCCCGAGCGCGGCGACCTGATCGACGCGATCCTCGCCGGGAAGGTGGCCGCCTGGACCGAGCTGGCCAGGCAGTCGCTGGAGGTCGGGGACGCCTGGGAAGGGCTGGTGTGCTTCCTGGAGCGGACGTGCGAGCTGCAGGCCCGCGACCGGGCCTTCACCGAGCTGGCCTGCCTGGCCCACCTCGACGTCGGGGCCGAGGTCAACGGGCTGGTCGAGCGGCTCGTGCAGCGGGCCCAGCGGGAGGGGGCTTGCGGCCCGACGTCGGGCCGGCCGATCTGGCCTTTCGTGATGGGCAACTCGCGGGTGGCCGAGGCGGACCCCGGGCAGTGGCGCCGCCACTTCCACCTGATGCTCGACGCCCTGCGCGCCAGGCGCCCTCAGGAGGCGTGA
- a CDS encoding DUF3224 domain-containing protein, with protein MTAKGTFETAGWTPQPPYDDRDGVTLGVVTLTKTFAGDLTGTSLVTMLVATTPVEESRSYVALERIEGTLDGRSGSFVVQHDATSDNGERGLRIRVVADSGTGELRGIRGEMDIVIGPDGGHSYTFDYTL; from the coding sequence ATGACCGCAAAGGGAACCTTCGAGACCGCCGGCTGGACCCCGCAGCCGCCGTACGACGACCGCGACGGCGTCACGCTGGGCGTGGTGACGCTGACCAAGACCTTCGCCGGCGACCTGACCGGCACCAGCCTCGTCACCATGCTGGTGGCCACCACCCCGGTGGAGGAGTCGCGCTCGTACGTGGCGCTGGAGCGCATCGAGGGCACCCTGGACGGCCGCTCGGGCAGCTTCGTCGTCCAGCACGACGCCACCAGCGACAACGGTGAGCGGGGCCTGCGGATCAGGGTCGTGGCCGACTCGGGGACGGGCGAGCTGCGCGGCATCAGGGGCGAGATGGACATCGTCATCGGCCCCGACGGGGGCCACTCCTACACCTTCGACTACACGCTCTGA
- a CDS encoding PLD nuclease N-terminal domain-containing protein: MLLLSQAVGLVTLVLWLYCLFDVITTPDVACRNLPKIAWVLIVLLFPLIGSVAWLVAGRPERAVQARPSAYPEYDRPGRFAATNPDDDEEFLRRCRERAEEQRRNAPKKSPEGEA; encoded by the coding sequence GTGCTTCTTCTGTCCCAGGCCGTCGGCCTGGTCACGCTCGTGCTCTGGCTCTATTGCCTGTTCGACGTGATCACCACACCCGACGTCGCGTGCCGCAACCTGCCGAAGATCGCCTGGGTGCTGATCGTGCTGCTGTTCCCGCTCATCGGGTCCGTCGCCTGGCTGGTGGCCGGCCGCCCGGAGCGCGCCGTCCAGGCCCGGCCGAGCGCCTACCCCGAGTACGACCGCCCCGGCCGCTTCGCCGCCACCAACCCTGACGACGACGAGGAGTTCCTGCGCCGCTGCCGCGAACGCGCCGAGGAGCAGCGCAGGAACGCCCCCAAGAAGTCTCCCGAGGGAGAGGCCTAG
- a CDS encoding L-ribulose-5-phosphate 4-epimerase, giving the protein MRKIVADLHAELVRYNLVVWTAGNVSGRVPGEDLFVIKPSGVSYDELTPENMVVCDLDGNLVEGGHAPSSDTAAHAYVYRNMPEVGGVVHTHSTYASAWAARGEAIPCVLTAMADEFGGEIPIGPFALIGDDSIGQGIVETLKGHRSKAVLMQNHGVFSIGKDAKAAVKAAVMCEDVARTVHVARQLGDPLPIAQADIDSLYDRYQNVYGQRSPR; this is encoded by the coding sequence ATGAGGAAGATCGTCGCCGACCTGCACGCCGAGCTGGTCCGCTACAACCTGGTGGTCTGGACGGCCGGCAACGTCTCCGGCCGCGTCCCCGGCGAGGACCTGTTCGTCATCAAGCCCTCCGGGGTCTCCTACGACGAGCTGACGCCGGAGAACATGGTCGTGTGCGACCTCGACGGCAACCTGGTGGAGGGCGGGCACGCGCCGTCCAGCGACACCGCCGCGCACGCCTACGTCTACCGCAACATGCCCGAGGTGGGCGGCGTCGTGCACACCCACTCCACCTACGCCTCCGCCTGGGCGGCCCGCGGCGAGGCCATCCCGTGCGTGCTGACCGCGATGGCCGACGAGTTCGGCGGCGAGATCCCCATCGGCCCGTTCGCGCTGATCGGCGACGACTCGATCGGGCAGGGCATCGTGGAGACGCTGAAGGGCCACCGCTCCAAGGCCGTCCTCATGCAGAACCACGGGGTGTTCAGCATCGGCAAGGACGCCAAGGCCGCGGTGAAGGCCGCCGTGATGTGCGAGGACGTGGCCCGTACGGTCCACGTCGCCCGCCAGCTCGGCGATCCGCTGCCCATCGCGCAGGCCGACATCGACAGCCTGTACGACCGCTATCAGAACGTCTACGGACAGAGGAGCCCGCGTTGA